The stretch of DNA ACGGGTCGAAGCGCGGCCGCAGCGACCGCGTGATCGACGAGGGCATTCCCGCGCCCGATGCGGCGAAGACCATGCTCGACGAAATCGCCGCCGGCACGCGCGAGATCATCGTCGCGCAGGGCATGGAAGCGGGCATGGGCGAAATGCGCCGCACGCCCGATGAACTCTTCGATCAGGTCGCGGCGATGGTGGCGAACGGTTACATGGAAAAACTCGAGGCGGAGGGCTGAGATGGAACAGAAACGGGTAGAGCTGGCGAACGGCATCCACCTCGACATCGTCGACGAAGGGCCGGTCGATGCGCCGGTGCTGATCTTCCTCCACGGCTTTCCCGAAAGCCACCGCACATGGCGCCACCAGATCCGGCATTTCTCGGACAGGTTCCGGTGCATCGCCCCCGACCAGCGCGGCTATCGCGGCTCGTCCAAGCCGCAGGAGGTGGATGCCTACACCCCCGACAAGCTGATCGGGGACGTGTTCCTGCTGGCCGATGCGCTTTCGATCCCGAAATTCACCATCGTCGGCCACGACTGGGGCGGCGCGATCGCGTGGGGCGTGGCACTCGGCGGGCAGCATATGCGGGTGACACGCGCCGTGATCGCCAACGCGCCGCATCCGCAGATCTTCCAGAAGCTCCTCTACACCAATCCGCAGCAGCGCGAGGCGAGCCAGTATATCCGCGGCTTTCGCGACCCCGCCAATGACGCGCTGGTGAAGGAGCACGGCCTGACCGGGCTGCTGCTCAAGGAGGTCAAGTGGGATCGCCCCGACGCGATGGAGGCGGAGGAACGCGACGCGCTGCTGCGCGACTGGCAGAACCGCGACGCGGCCTTCGGAATGCTCAACTACTACCGCGCCTCGCCCATCGACGTGCCGGAAATGGACGCGCCTTACGAAGTGCCTGCGGGCTATACCCCCCCCGACCTGCCCAAGCTGACCATCCCCACGCTGGTCATCTGGGCGCTGGACGACCTTGCCCTGCCGCCCGAGAACCTTTCGGGTCTAGAGGAGATCGTCGACCCGCTCACCATCGTGCGCGTGCCCGATTGCGGGCATTTCGTGCCGTGGGAAGCGCCGGATGCGGTGAACCGGGCGATGAAGGAATTCCTCGGCGGCTGAGCCTGCGCCCAGGGTGTTCAGCGGCTGCGCATCTTGTTGCCCTTTCGCACCCGAGTGCCTAGATGCGCGGCTCCATGACCAGCCAGCTGACATTCGCCGTGCCCAAGGGGCGCATCCTCGACGAGGCGCTGCCCGTGATGGCGCGCGCCGGGATCGTGCCGGAAGAGGCGTTTCACGATCACGCGAACCGCTCGCTGTCGTTTGCGACGACGCGCGCGGACGTGGGCCTCATCCGCGTGCGCGCCTTCGACGTCGCGACCTTCGTCGCCCACGGCGCGGCGCAGGCGGGGATCGTCGGCTCGGACGTCGTCGAGGAATTCGACTACGACGACCTTTACGCGCCGGTCGATCTCGACATCGGCCATTGCCGCCTGTCGGTCGCGCGGCTGGCGAGCGACGCGGGCGCGGACAGCGGGGCGAGCCACCTGCGCGTCGCCACCAAGTATCCCAACCTCACCCGCCGCCATTTCGAAGCCGCGGGTGTGCAGGCCGAATGCGTCAAATTGAATGGTGCGATGGAACTCGCACCCTCGCTCGGCCTTGCGCGGCGGATCGTCGATCTCGTCTCCACGGGGCGCACGCTCAAGGAAAACGGTCTCGTCGAGACGAGCCGCATCCTCGACATTTCCGCGCGCCTGATCGTCAACCGCGCCGCGCTCAAGACCGACCCGCGCGTGGCCGAGATCGTCGCCGCCTTCCGCGAAGAGGTCGAGGCGCGGCGGGCCGGCGCGGGCACGGACAGGGTTCCGGCGTAATGCAGACGCTCTCCACCAGCGATGCCGAT from Erythrobacter sp. encodes:
- the hisG gene encoding ATP phosphoribosyltransferase, translating into MTSQLTFAVPKGRILDEALPVMARAGIVPEEAFHDHANRSLSFATTRADVGLIRVRAFDVATFVAHGAAQAGIVGSDVVEEFDYDDLYAPVDLDIGHCRLSVARLASDAGADSGASHLRVATKYPNLTRRHFEAAGVQAECVKLNGAMELAPSLGLARRIVDLVSTGRTLKENGLVETSRILDISARLIVNRAALKTDPRVAEIVAAFREEVEARRAGAGTDRVPA
- a CDS encoding alpha/beta hydrolase, encoding MEQKRVELANGIHLDIVDEGPVDAPVLIFLHGFPESHRTWRHQIRHFSDRFRCIAPDQRGYRGSSKPQEVDAYTPDKLIGDVFLLADALSIPKFTIVGHDWGGAIAWGVALGGQHMRVTRAVIANAPHPQIFQKLLYTNPQQREASQYIRGFRDPANDALVKEHGLTGLLLKEVKWDRPDAMEAEERDALLRDWQNRDAAFGMLNYYRASPIDVPEMDAPYEVPAGYTPPDLPKLTIPTLVIWALDDLALPPENLSGLEEIVDPLTIVRVPDCGHFVPWEAPDAVNRAMKEFLGG